A portion of the Chlamydia avium 10DC88 genome contains these proteins:
- the dcd gene encoding dCTP deaminase yields the protein MSIKEDKWIRKMALAYGMIEPFADRQVNINSETGEKLISYGLSSYGYDLRLSREFKVFTNVYNSLVDPKHFTEDTFISITDDVCIIPPNSFALAHSVEYFRIPRNVLTMCIGKSTYARCGLIVNVTPFEPEWEGYVTIEISNTTPLPAKIYANEGIAQVLFFEADETCEISYAERKGKYQKQQGITIPIV from the coding sequence ATGAGCATTAAAGAAGATAAATGGATCCGTAAAATGGCACTCGCGTATGGCATGATTGAACCATTCGCTGACAGACAAGTAAATATAAATTCTGAAACTGGAGAAAAGTTAATCAGCTATGGTTTATCTAGTTATGGCTACGACTTGCGTCTATCTAGGGAGTTTAAGGTATTTACTAACGTGTATAATTCTCTTGTAGATCCCAAGCATTTTACAGAGGATACATTTATTTCTATTACAGATGACGTATGTATTATTCCCCCGAATTCCTTTGCCCTTGCTCATAGCGTCGAATATTTCCGTATTCCTAGAAATGTTCTTACTATGTGTATTGGCAAATCAACATATGCACGCTGTGGACTTATTGTGAATGTCACTCCATTTGAACCTGAATGGGAAGGTTATGTGACTATAGAGATTTCAAATACGACCCCTTTACCTGCAAAAATTTATGCTAATGAAGGTATTGCACAGGTTTTATTTTTTGAAGCTGATGAAACTTGTGAAATTTCTTATGCTGAAAGAAAGGGTAAGTATCAAAAACAACAGGGCATCACTATTCCTATTGTTTAA
- the ruvB gene encoding Holliday junction branch migration DNA helicase RuvB, whose product MTHQVSVLHQDKKFDTSLRPKRLKEFCGQTQLTERLELFLNAAVQRGEVPGHCLFFGPPGLGKTSLAHIVASTVGKGLVVASGPQLVKPSDLLGLLTSLQEGDVFFIDEIHRMGKVAEEYLYSAMEDFKIDITIDSGPGARSVSVDLAPFSLVGATTRSGMLSEPLRARFAFTGRVSYYSDEDLTRILHRSAHLLGVDADPDAVYEIARRSRGTPRLANHLLRWVRDFAQIREGNRINRIVAEKALAMLLIDDWGLNEIDVKLLTTIIDYYQGGPVGIKTLSVAVGEDIKTLEDVYEPFLILKGLLKKTSRGRVVTPLAYNHLKKCSGNLQSLGEEK is encoded by the coding sequence ATGACACATCAGGTATCCGTCTTACATCAAGATAAAAAATTTGATACTTCTTTGCGACCTAAGAGGTTAAAAGAATTTTGTGGTCAAACACAGTTGACAGAACGATTAGAATTGTTCCTCAATGCTGCAGTTCAAAGAGGAGAAGTTCCCGGACATTGTCTTTTTTTTGGTCCTCCAGGTTTGGGTAAGACATCCTTAGCACACATCGTAGCATCCACTGTAGGCAAAGGACTTGTCGTAGCCTCCGGACCACAACTAGTCAAACCATCAGATTTGCTAGGATTATTAACTAGCTTGCAAGAAGGAGATGTTTTCTTTATTGATGAAATCCATCGTATGGGGAAAGTAGCCGAAGAATATTTATATTCTGCGATGGAAGATTTTAAGATTGATATTACTATCGATTCTGGTCCAGGAGCACGTTCTGTTTCAGTAGATCTAGCTCCTTTTAGTTTGGTAGGAGCAACAACGCGGTCAGGAATGTTAAGTGAACCTTTGCGAGCACGATTCGCATTCACAGGTAGAGTATCTTATTATTCTGATGAAGATTTAACAAGAATTCTGCACCGTTCAGCTCATTTATTAGGAGTAGATGCAGATCCAGATGCTGTGTATGAAATTGCTCGCCGATCGCGCGGGACTCCACGATTAGCTAATCATCTATTGCGTTGGGTCAGGGATTTTGCACAAATACGAGAGGGGAATCGTATTAATCGTATCGTAGCCGAAAAAGCTTTGGCTATGTTATTAATAGATGATTGGGGTTTAAATGAGATTGATGTTAAACTTCTCACTACAATAATTGATTATTATCAGGGTGGCCCTGTAGGAATTAAGACTTTGTCTGTGGCTGTGGGAGAGGACATTAAAACTTTGGAAGATGTATACGAGCCCTTTTTAATTTTAAAGGGGTTATTGAAGAAAACATCTCGAGGAAGAGTTGTCACTCCACTTGCTTACAATCATTTGAAAAAATGTTCAGGTAATTTACAGAGTTTAGGAGAAGAAAAGTGA
- a CDS encoding SpoIID/LytB domain-containing protein, with protein MKIWKYILLGLSFSIGASSYAEVKVSDAFVEQPIVSEPKIRVLILNESTTALVEAKGAYRLYGDNTLLQSTSQGLRCAAHALYGGVRWGENFPGVQCLKVEPIEDSASLFVNGLQYKGVLYICKTEKNCIIVINELTIEEYLKSVLSMKYLKELDKEALSACVILERTALYERLLAKDPQTFWHITADEDRYFGYGMTKQFYGVEDAVDWTSRLIVDNPEGLIIDADGLLQANVDRLAVEGYNARQILEKFYKDADFVVIESWSDDLEEIR; from the coding sequence GTGAAGATATGGAAGTATATCCTTTTAGGTCTTTCATTCAGTATAGGGGCTTCAAGTTATGCAGAAGTCAAAGTCTCCGATGCCTTTGTAGAACAACCTATTGTTTCTGAACCAAAAATCCGTGTTCTTATTCTGAATGAAAGCACGACTGCGTTAGTAGAAGCTAAGGGTGCTTACCGTTTATACGGTGATAATACGCTTCTACAATCTACTTCACAAGGCTTACGATGTGCTGCTCATGCTCTTTATGGTGGAGTGCGTTGGGGAGAAAACTTCCCCGGAGTACAATGTTTAAAAGTCGAACCCATAGAGGACTCTGCATCCTTATTCGTTAATGGATTACAATACAAGGGTGTTCTTTATATTTGTAAGACAGAAAAGAATTGTATTATTGTCATAAATGAATTGACTATTGAGGAATATTTAAAGTCCGTACTCTCTATGAAATATCTAAAAGAGTTAGATAAAGAAGCCTTGTCTGCATGTGTTATTCTAGAAAGAACTGCTCTATATGAAAGACTTTTAGCTAAAGATCCTCAAACATTTTGGCATATAACTGCAGATGAGGATCGTTATTTTGGTTATGGAATGACAAAGCAATTTTATGGCGTGGAAGATGCTGTTGATTGGACATCAAGACTCATTGTAGATAATCCCGAAGGATTAATTATTGATGCTGATGGCTTGCTACAGGCTAATGTGGATCGGCTGGCTGTAGAGGGGTATAATGCACGTCAGATTCTCGAGAAGTTTTATAAAGATGCAGATTTTGTAGTCATAGAATCTTGGAGTGATGACTTAGAAGAAATACGATAG
- a CDS encoding glycogen debranching protein, whose amino-acid sequence MIKIHIFPGVPSPLGATQLSSTRYRFALFSSHADQVVLVLADQYWSIHEVVLSSIENRTGNVWHVEIEGISDQWSYAFRICGPENNKAKFNFQKYLADPYAKNIHSPQIFLSEKSPRDYAFSYLKQEEFSWDGDRCLNLPKEDMIIYEMHVRSFTFDPSSRVSYPGTFLGIIEKIPYLKKLGVTAIELLPIFEFDENSNPFRSSDFPDLCNYWGYAPLNFFSPCRRYAYASDPCAPIREFKTLVKALHNAGIEIILDVVFNHTGMEDTLCPLPWIDLSSYYIIDPQGQFCNYSGCGNTINTNFFPTTQWILDVLRYWVQEMHVDGFRFDLASVFSRDPQGNPIPNAPILSAITYDPILADTKIIAEPWDAAGLYQIGYFPTLDLRWSEWNGTYRDTVRAFLNGNENFLGTFASRISGSQDIYPQGSPANTINYICVHDGFTLHDTVSYNHKHNEENGESNRDGTEANYSYNFGEEGNTENPEILELRQRQMRNFFLTLFLSQGIPMLQSGDEYGHTAKGNNNRWALDTSANHFLWDQLEKHAFLADFVSQAIHFRKQHKELFNQGFLTQERISWLNSDAQPLQWQSGHFLAYELKQVHYSLFVAFNSGTSPVTVTLPKVRKNFRPYQQVVDTKIGFASQKILEKITLDSFTIFVAISYEQ is encoded by the coding sequence ATGATTAAAATCCATATTTTCCCTGGGGTTCCATCGCCTTTAGGAGCAACACAACTTTCTTCCACACGTTATCGTTTTGCACTATTTTCGTCACATGCAGATCAAGTTGTATTAGTTTTAGCTGATCAGTATTGGAGTATCCATGAAGTAGTTTTATCAAGTATAGAAAATCGCACGGGAAATGTATGGCATGTTGAAATTGAGGGAATTTCTGATCAATGGTCTTATGCTTTTCGTATTTGTGGTCCAGAAAACAACAAAGCAAAATTTAACTTCCAGAAATATCTTGCAGATCCTTATGCAAAAAATATTCATTCCCCCCAAATATTTCTTTCTGAAAAGAGCCCCCGAGATTATGCATTTAGTTATTTAAAACAGGAGGAGTTTTCCTGGGATGGAGATCGGTGTCTTAATCTGCCTAAGGAAGATATGATCATTTACGAAATGCATGTGCGTTCATTTACTTTTGATCCTTCTTCACGAGTATCTTATCCCGGAACATTTTTAGGGATTATTGAAAAAATCCCATATCTAAAAAAGTTAGGGGTTACAGCTATTGAGTTGCTTCCTATTTTTGAATTTGATGAAAATAGTAATCCATTTCGAAGCTCTGATTTTCCTGACTTATGTAATTATTGGGGATATGCTCCTCTCAATTTTTTCTCTCCTTGTCGTCGTTATGCTTATGCTTCCGATCCTTGTGCTCCTATACGTGAATTTAAAACTCTTGTCAAAGCTCTACACAATGCGGGAATTGAGATTATTCTCGATGTTGTTTTCAATCACACAGGTATGGAAGACACTCTATGTCCTTTGCCTTGGATAGACCTCTCTTCCTATTACATAATTGATCCTCAAGGTCAATTCTGCAACTATTCGGGATGTGGAAATACGATAAATACCAACTTTTTTCCTACAACACAATGGATTCTAGATGTTTTGCGTTATTGGGTACAGGAAATGCATGTAGATGGATTCCGCTTTGATTTAGCCTCGGTATTTTCACGAGATCCCCAAGGCAATCCTATTCCTAATGCACCTATTTTATCAGCGATTACTTATGACCCAATTCTTGCGGATACAAAAATTATAGCAGAACCTTGGGATGCAGCAGGTTTATATCAAATAGGTTATTTCCCTACTCTTGATTTACGTTGGAGTGAATGGAATGGGACTTATCGTGATACTGTAAGAGCATTCTTAAATGGAAATGAAAATTTCTTAGGAACTTTTGCATCGCGTATTTCTGGATCTCAAGATATTTATCCTCAAGGATCTCCAGCCAATACAATTAATTATATTTGTGTTCATGATGGATTTACTCTTCATGATACTGTTTCCTATAATCATAAGCATAATGAAGAAAATGGTGAAAGCAATCGAGATGGCACTGAAGCTAACTACAGTTATAATTTCGGAGAGGAAGGAAATACCGAAAATCCTGAGATTCTTGAACTACGTCAACGTCAAATGCGGAATTTTTTCCTAACCCTTTTCCTGTCTCAAGGAATCCCTATGTTACAATCGGGAGATGAATATGGTCATACAGCCAAAGGTAATAACAATCGCTGGGCTCTAGACACATCTGCAAATCATTTTCTATGGGATCAGTTAGAAAAGCATGCTTTTCTTGCAGATTTCGTTAGCCAAGCTATCCATTTTAGAAAACAACATAAAGAATTATTTAATCAGGGATTTCTTACTCAAGAAAGAATTTCTTGGTTAAACTCAGATGCCCAGCCACTACAATGGCAATCTGGCCATTTTTTAGCTTATGAACTAAAACAAGTTCATTATAGCCTATTTGTTGCTTTTAATTCAGGAACATCACCTGTAACTGTAACTCTACCTAAAGTAAGGAAGAACTTTCGCCCTTATCAACAAGTTGTAGATACGAAAATAGGATTTGCATCACAAAAGATATTGGAAAAGATTACTTTGGATTCCTTTACAATTTTTGTAGCTATAAGTTATGAGCAATAA
- a CDS encoding type III secretion chaperone Slc1, whose protein sequence is MSRQNAEENLKNFAKELKLPDVAFDQNNTCILFVDGEFSLHLTYEEHSDRLYVYAPLLDGLPDNTQRRLLLYEKLLEGSMLGGQMAGGGVGVATKEQLILMHCVLDMKYAETNLLKAFAQLFIETVVKWRTVCADICAGREPSVDTMPQMPQSGGGMQPPPTGIRA, encoded by the coding sequence ATGTCCAGGCAAAATGCTGAGGAAAATCTAAAAAATTTTGCTAAAGAACTCAAGCTTCCTGATGTAGCTTTTGATCAGAACAATACGTGCATTTTGTTTGTTGATGGCGAATTTTCTCTTCACCTCACTTACGAAGAACATTCCGACCGTTTATATGTTTATGCTCCTTTGTTAGATGGACTTCCAGACAATACACAAAGAAGGTTGCTTCTATACGAAAAGCTCTTGGAAGGCTCAATGTTAGGTGGACAAATGGCTGGTGGAGGCGTTGGAGTCGCAACCAAAGAACAATTAATTTTAATGCATTGTGTTCTTGATATGAAATATGCTGAAACAAATTTACTGAAGGCGTTTGCTCAGCTATTTATTGAAACTGTTGTTAAATGGCGAACTGTTTGTGCAGATATTTGTGCAGGAAGAGAGCCTTCAGTAGATACTATGCCTCAAATGCCTCAATCTGGAGGAGGAATGCAGCCACCTCCTACAGGAATTCGTGCCTAA
- a CDS encoding single-stranded DNA-binding protein has product MMFGYFVGYLGADPEERMTSKGKRVVVFRLGVKSRTGTKDETVWCKCNVWHNRYDKMIPYLKKGSGVIVAGDIAVESYMSKDGTPQSSLVISVDTLKFSPFSSKGDSRSSMTGVEGMAKQDHISLGFEGESIDTEAISDKDMYAGYGQGQEYVCEDVPF; this is encoded by the coding sequence ATGATGTTTGGTTATTTTGTGGGTTATCTAGGTGCCGATCCCGAGGAAAGAATGACTTCAAAAGGAAAACGTGTGGTTGTTTTCCGTCTAGGAGTAAAGTCTCGTACAGGAACGAAAGATGAGACTGTGTGGTGTAAGTGTAACGTATGGCATAATCGTTATGATAAAATGATCCCCTATTTGAAAAAAGGATCAGGAGTGATTGTTGCCGGAGATATTGCTGTGGAAAGTTATATGAGTAAGGATGGGACTCCACAGTCTTCTTTAGTAATTAGTGTAGATACCTTGAAATTTAGTCCTTTTAGTAGTAAGGGAGATTCTCGTTCTTCTATGACAGGAGTAGAAGGCATGGCAAAACAGGATCATATATCTTTAGGATTCGAAGGGGAAAGCATAGATACAGAGGCTATATCTGATAAAGATATGTATGCTGGTTATGGACAAGGTCAGGAGTATGTTTGTGAAGATGTTCCTTTTTAA
- a CDS encoding leucyl aminopeptidase: MVLFYSQASCNKRVKADAVILPFWKIKDKAKCAATVAKDYEAIYQSALDNFTGKSGATELLYSLEQVPEKRVLLLGLGKNEELTSQEVLEAYARATRILRKAKCKTVNVILPTISTMHISAEDFVKNLAAGMLSLNYNYPRYVRDISNTDPLLTKVTVYGIVAKIAERIFRKEESIFEGVYLTRDLINGNADDITPKKLASIAQGLAKEFPSLDANILDKEAILKEKMGLFAAVSKGAAVDPYFIVLSYQGKPKSKDHTVLIGKGVTFDSGGLDLKPGKAMLTMKEDMAGAATVLGILSALAALDLPVNVTGIIPATENPIDAAAYKMGDVYVGMSGLSVEIGSTDAEGRLILADAMTYALKYCYPTRIIDFATLTGAMVVSLGEDVAGLFSNNDILAQNLIDSSMETGEPLWRLPLVEKYDKALNSDIADMKNIGNNRAGAITAALFLRRFLDNHSVAWAHLDIAGTAYREKDEDLFPKYASGFGVRCLLYYIEKFLSK; this comes from the coding sequence GTGGTTTTGTTTTATTCTCAAGCGTCTTGTAATAAACGTGTTAAGGCTGATGCGGTTATCCTTCCTTTTTGGAAGATAAAAGATAAGGCAAAATGTGCTGCAACAGTAGCAAAAGATTACGAGGCAATTTATCAATCAGCTTTGGATAATTTTACAGGGAAAAGCGGTGCAACAGAATTGCTTTATAGTTTAGAACAGGTTCCTGAAAAGCGTGTTTTGCTTTTGGGATTGGGGAAAAATGAGGAGTTAACTTCGCAAGAAGTCTTAGAGGCATATGCTCGGGCAACACGTATATTGCGTAAAGCGAAGTGCAAAACAGTAAATGTCATTCTTCCTACAATTTCTACAATGCATATTTCTGCTGAGGATTTTGTGAAGAATCTTGCAGCAGGAATGTTATCGTTAAACTACAACTATCCTAGGTATGTTAGAGATATTAGCAATACGGATCCCTTATTAACTAAGGTAACTGTATATGGTATTGTTGCTAAAATTGCTGAGAGAATTTTTAGAAAAGAAGAAAGCATTTTTGAAGGTGTGTATCTTACTCGAGATTTGATTAATGGAAATGCTGATGATATTACTCCAAAAAAATTAGCAAGTATTGCTCAGGGATTGGCTAAGGAATTCCCTAGTTTAGATGCTAATATTCTTGACAAAGAAGCAATCCTGAAAGAAAAAATGGGGCTATTTGCCGCTGTTTCTAAAGGAGCTGCTGTAGATCCTTATTTTATTGTTTTAAGTTATCAGGGAAAGCCAAAATCAAAGGATCATACTGTATTAATCGGTAAGGGAGTAACCTTTGACTCGGGGGGATTAGATTTAAAGCCAGGCAAGGCAATGTTAACAATGAAAGAAGACATGGCAGGAGCTGCTACCGTGTTAGGTATTCTTTCTGCATTAGCAGCGTTAGACTTACCCGTAAATGTAACTGGAATCATCCCTGCTACAGAAAACCCTATTGATGCTGCAGCTTACAAGATGGGAGATGTATATGTGGGCATGTCAGGATTATCTGTAGAAATTGGTAGCACAGATGCTGAGGGACGCTTAATCCTTGCAGATGCAATGACTTATGCTTTGAAATATTGCTATCCTACTCGAATTATTGATTTCGCTACTTTAACAGGAGCAATGGTTGTTTCCTTAGGAGAGGATGTTGCCGGTTTATTCTCAAATAACGACATCTTAGCTCAAAATTTGATAGATTCTTCAATGGAAACAGGAGAACCTTTATGGAGGCTGCCTCTTGTTGAAAAATATGATAAAGCATTGAACTCAGATATTGCAGACATGAAAAATATTGGGAATAATCGTGCGGGAGCCATTACAGCAGCCCTTTTTTTAAGGCGGTTTTTGGATAACCATTCTGTAGCTTGGGCTCATTTAGATATTGCAGGCACAGCTTATCGTGAGAAAGATGAAGATCTATTCCCAAAATATGCTTCTGGTTTTGGTGTTCGTTGTCTTCTTTATTATATAGAAAAGTTTTTGTCTAAGTAG
- a CDS encoding cell wall hydrolase, producing the protein MQNSTATNTVDESSVSCSGDEVLVHQPWNIGNTTIKNIVRPTINESESLPNGCIVLKSDLSDYLQKGLVTTSGTYLRTIGGLMVGNIDMGNNKVSGLPTSYAEIQVDSKDIVSVGMVQEDIGAIADTVKILVRRMDEITDPQYGLDKLFIDLGSPGENGVLAHPNQAKWLIINGDNTMEGTLHFQKLEQTSLLGENPTITGLYIGNSSSSSGGNGSSGSGTLQAVGAISNETDADLLTRLVAVDDLTKTLEPVKNSTGTGTSTATYPQWTGMDVPFICLTSSNSSSTNPVKSKCADKFMTYTNEGQLTLLRRGLYFISFCFDFSSASSSDTSDSSATDVSCTLSLTPNGGSKTTVYTCSGKSDTTLTGQCYLFAEGDTPSVSTTLSIEVTPTPVSKKMWAISFRACY; encoded by the coding sequence TTGCAAAATTCTACTGCAACTAATACTGTTGATGAGTCTTCAGTTTCTTGCAGTGGTGACGAAGTACTAGTACATCAACCTTGGAATATAGGAAATACGACTATTAAAAATATAGTTCGGCCTACGATCAATGAATCAGAGAGTCTTCCTAATGGATGTATTGTACTCAAGAGTGATCTCAGTGATTATTTACAAAAGGGTCTTGTGACTACTAGTGGTACCTATTTGAGGACAATAGGTGGCCTTATGGTAGGAAACATCGATATGGGTAACAACAAGGTTTCTGGATTACCCACTTCATACGCAGAGATCCAAGTGGATTCTAAAGATATAGTATCCGTAGGCATGGTACAAGAAGATATTGGTGCGATTGCGGATACTGTGAAGATACTAGTCCGGCGTATGGATGAAATTACAGATCCTCAATATGGGTTGGACAAGCTATTCATTGATTTAGGATCTCCTGGGGAAAATGGAGTGTTAGCGCATCCGAATCAAGCTAAGTGGTTAATCATTAATGGCGATAATACCATGGAAGGGACTCTACATTTTCAGAAGCTAGAACAAACTAGCTTATTAGGTGAGAATCCTACGATTACAGGATTGTATATTGGTAACTCTTCGTCTTCGAGTGGGGGGAACGGGAGCTCGGGATCAGGGACACTTCAGGCAGTAGGAGCGATTTCTAATGAGACAGATGCTGATTTGTTAACTAGACTAGTCGCCGTGGATGATCTTACAAAAACTTTGGAACCTGTGAAAAATTCTACAGGAACAGGAACTTCGACTGCTACATATCCTCAATGGACGGGTATGGATGTTCCTTTTATTTGTTTGACTTCTTCGAATTCTTCTTCGACTAATCCGGTGAAATCAAAATGCGCAGATAAGTTTATGACATATACAAATGAAGGCCAGTTAACATTACTACGTCGGGGTTTGTATTTTATTTCTTTTTGCTTTGATTTTAGTTCTGCAAGTTCATCGGATACATCAGATTCATCAGCAACAGATGTGAGTTGTACTCTATCCTTAACTCCGAATGGGGGATCAAAAACAACAGTATATACATGTAGTGGTAAATCAGATACTACTTTAACAGGGCAATGTTATCTTTTTGCAGAAGGAGATACACCATCGGTTTCAACGACTCTATCCATAGAGGTTACTCCAACTCCTGTATCTAAAAAGATGTGGGCTATATCTTTTAGAGCATGTTATTAA